The following are from one region of the Silurus meridionalis isolate SWU-2019-XX chromosome 25, ASM1480568v1, whole genome shotgun sequence genome:
- the pex12 gene encoding peroxisome assembly protein 12, translating to MAERGAHLTTAAGEGMPSIFEVLAQDSLMSAVKPALQHAIKILAESNPARYGVLWRKFDELYTILDLLLQHHFLLRTSASFSENFYGLKRVGPDDSRRAHRGLGRKRHLRSLLLLVLLPYLRTKLEKVLAHQRDEDDFSIRMPQSLAQKMYRAFLAAYPYVCMAWDSWSFCHQLLYIFGNARTHSPLLWLAGVKLSHLTAQDIRNLDLKPAGRALSSSQSLGARIQSVFSTVVGSVAVSVSTSLSMGVFFLQFLDWWYSSENQTTVKSLTSLPTPPPPLHLEDQDDALTPSKVCPLCRKVRINDTALATSGYVFCYPCIYTYVKTNRRCPLTGYPSELQHLIKIYSPEV from the exons ATGGCGGAACGAGGAGCTCATCTGACCACAGCAGCAGGAGAAGGCATGCCTTCTATTTTTGAAGTGTTAGCTCAGGATTCTTTAATGAGTGCCGTGAAACCTGCACTTCAACATGCAATCAAA ATCCTGGCTGAATCCAATCCTGCTCGTTATGGAGTCCTGTGGAGAAAATTCGATGAGCTTTACACCATCCTTGACCTACTGCTGCAACATCACTTCCTGCTACGCACCAGCGCCTCCTTTTCCGAGAACTTCTACGGGTTAAAGCGGGTGGGCCCGGACGACAGTAGACGTGCGCATCGAGGCCTTGGGCGCAAACGCCATCTGCGCTCTCTGCTTCTTTTAGTGCTCCTGCCTTACCTCCGAACCAAACTGGAGAAGGTGCTGGCTCATCAGAGAGACGAGGACGACTTCTCGATACGGATGCCCCAGTCATTGGCTCAGAAGATGTACAGGGCTTTCTTGGCTGCTTATCCTTATGTTTGTATGGCATGGGACAGCTGGAGTTTTTGCCATCAATTGCTGTACATTTTTGGCAATGCACGCACTCATTCGCCCCTGCTGTGGCTGGCAGGAGTCAAATTGTCCCATCTGACAGCTCAGGACATTCGCAATTTGGATCTCAAGCCAGCGGGAAGAGCACTGAGCTCCAGCCAAAG CTTAGGAGCACGAATACAGAGTGTCTTTTCCACAGTGGTTGGCAGTGTAGCTGTCTCCGTCTCCACCAGTCTCTCTATGGGAGTGTTTTTCTTGCAGTTTTTGGATTGGTGGTACTCATCAGAGAACCAGACCACTGTAAAGTCTCTCACTTCTCTTCCTACCCCTCCACCCCCACTTCACCTGGAGGACCAGGATGATGCCCTGACGCCCAGCAAAGTTTGCCCACTTTGCAGGAAAGTGCGCATTAATGACACAGCCCTGGCTACCTCAGGCTACGTGTTCTGTTATCCCTGCATTTATACATACGTGAAGACTAACCGCAGGTGTCCACTAACAGGCTACCCCTCTGAACTACAACACTTAATTAAGATCTATTCTCCAGAGGTGTAG
- the orai2 gene encoding LOW QUALITY PROTEIN: protein orai-2 (The sequence of the model RefSeq protein was modified relative to this genomic sequence to represent the inferred CDS: inserted 1 base in 1 codon) — protein MTTFNKAGETQPLAMNSELNVPVASSTAGMSDRLQDSRGMDYRDWVRRSYLELVTSNHHSVQALSWRKLYLSRAKLKASSRTSALLSGFAMVAMVEVQLEVQYNYPRALLVGFSVCTTVLVAVHLXALLISTCILPNVEAVSNIHNLNSVCESPHERMHYYIELAWGFSTALGILLFLAEVVLLCWIKFLPVDSGTLPKPGAEGGPVSTVPVSEPGHSGFQAALASTIIMVPVGLIFVIFTVHFYRSLVRHKTKRHDQEIEELHKIKVQLDGHERGLQAV, from the exons ATGACAACCTTTAATAAAGCCGGGGAAACCCAACCAT TGGCCATGAACAGCGAATTGAACGTTCCTGTGGCCTCATCCACAGCCGGGATGTCCGATCGGCTCCAGGACAGCAGGGGGATGGATTATAGGGACTGGGTTCGGCGCAGCTATCTGGAGCTGGTTACCTCGAACCATCACTCTGTGCAGGCTCTTTCCTGGAGGAAGCTCTACCTGAGCAGGGCCAAGCTCAAAGCGTCCAGCCGGACATCAGCGTTGCTTTCTGGTTTTGCCATG GTAGCCATGGTTGAGGTGCAGCTGGAGGTGCAGTATAACTACCCACGTGCTCTGCTGGTGGGCTTCAGCGTGTGCACCACTGTGCTGGTGGCTGTTCACC TTGCCCTGCTCATCAGCACGTGTATCCTGCCCAACGTGGAGGCGGTGAGCAACATCCACAACTTGAACTCGGTATGCGAGTCGCCACACGAGCGCATGCACTACTACATCGAGCTGGCCTGGGGCTTTTCTACGGCTCTCGGCATTTTGCTCTTCCTCGCCGAGGTTGTGCTGCTTTGCTGGATCAAGTTCCTACCAGTGGACTCGGGGACGCTTCCCAAACCGGGGGCGGAAGGAGGTCCGGTGTCAACGGTGCCTGTTTCTGAGCCTGGTCACAGCGGTTTTCAGGCGGCACTCGCCTCCACTATCATCATGGTGCCCGTGGGGCTCATCTTCGTCATATTTACTGTGCACTTCTATCGATCCCTGGTGCGGCACAAGACCAAGCGGCATGACCAGGAAATAGAGGAGCTGCACAAGATCAAGGTGCAGCTTGACGGCCATGAGCGCGGCCTACAAGCCGTGTGA